In a single window of the Lates calcarifer isolate ASB-BC8 linkage group LG1, TLL_Latcal_v3, whole genome shotgun sequence genome:
- the LOC108902460 gene encoding gamma-crystallin M3-like, translating into MGRIIFYEDRNFQGRSYECMSDCADMTSYLSRCHSCRVESGCFMVYDRPNYMGNQYFMRRGEYADYMSFGLSDSIRSCRLIPQYRGSYRMRIYERENFQGQSHELMDDCDNFQDRYRMSDCQSCNVMDGHWLMYEQPHYRGRMMYLRPGEYRSIREMGYSGMRFSSVRRIMDSC; encoded by the exons ATGGGCAGG aTCATCTTCTACGAGGACAGGAACTTCCAGGGTCGTTCCTATGAGTGCATGAGCGACTGTGCCGACATGACCTCCTACCTGAGCAGGTGTCACTCCTGCAGGGTGGAGAGTGGCTGCTTCATGGTCTACGACCGCCCCAACTACATGGGAAACCAGTATTTCATGAGGAGGGGCGAGTATGCTGACTACATGTCTTTTGGCTTGAGTGACTCTATCCGATCCTGCCGTTTAATTCCTCAG TACAGAGGATCTTACAGGATGAGGATCTATGAGAGGGAGAACTTCCAGGGCCAGAGTCATGAGCTGATGGACGACTGTGACAACTTCCAGGACCGTTACCGCATGTCCGACTGCCAGTCCTGCAATGTGATGGACGGCCACTGGCTGATGTACGAGCAGCCCCACTACAGAGGCAGGATGATGTACCTGAGGCCCGGAGAGTACAGGAGCATAAGAGAAATGGGATACAGCGGCATGAGGTTCAGCTCTGTCAGGCGTATAATGGATTCCTGCTGA
- the LOC108902440 gene encoding gamma-crystallin M2: protein MGKIVFFEDKSFQGRCYECSTDSPDLRSYFNRCSSIKVESGCWVLYELPNYTGYQYILSPGEYPDHQQWMGLTDSIKSCRCIKNVYGKNWKIRFYTKQGFGGQAAECVEDCPSIYDAFKFREFHSCVVMDGAWVLYEQPSYNGHQYFLERGEYPNYTDWGANSPAVGSFRMIKEF, encoded by the exons ATGGGGAAG ATTGTATTCTTCGAGGATAAGAGCTTTCAAGGCCGATGCTATGAGTGCAGCACTGACTCCCCTGACCTGCGCTCTTATTTCAACCGCTGCAGCTCCATAAAGGTGGAGAGTGGCTGCTGGGTGCTGTACGAGCTTCCCAACTATACTGGCTACCAGTACATCCTGAGCCCTGGGGAATACCCTGATCACCAACAGTGGATGGGATTAACTGATAGCATCAAGTCATGTCGCTGTATCAAAAAT GTATATGGAAAAAACTGGAAGATCAGGTTCTACACCAAGCAGGGTTTTGGAGGTCAAGCAGCAGAGTGTGTTGAAGATTGCCCATCGATCTATGATGCCTTCAAGTTCCGGGAGTTCCATTCCTGTGTGGTGATGGATGGTGCGTGGGTCCTCTACGAGCAGCCAAGCTATAATGGACACCAGTACTTTCTGGAACGTGGCGAGTACCCCAACTATACAGACTGGGGTGCCAATTCCCCTGCTGTGGGATCTTTCCGCATGATCAAAGAATTCTAG
- the LOC108902439 gene encoding gamma-crystallin 2-like — protein MYNLDCAYLFQIVLFEDQDFQGKSYDCKGDSADLHGYIRRCNSVKVEGGWWVLYERNNFTGYQYIVGPGEYNGYRHWMGFNDCVRSCKIIKIAKGPYKLKLFDRPNFDGQSLELTENMKLVQEKWPRQEVQSCKVLEGSWVFYEHPNFCGRQYLLEKGEYRHHSEWGALKALVGSIKRIMEL, from the exons ATGTATAATCTTGACTGTGCCTATCTTTTCCAGATTGTGCTTTTCGAGGACCAGGACTTTCAGGGAAAGTCCTATGATTGTAAAGGGGACTCAGCTGACCTGCATGGTTACATCCGCAGATGCAACTCGGTCAAGGTAGAAGGTGGCTGGTGGGTCCTGTACGAGCGCAACAACTTCACAGGCTACCAGTATATTGTAGGTCCAGGGGAGTACAATGGCTACCGCCATTGGATGGGATTCAATGACTGTGTCCGATCCTGCAAGATCATCAAAATC GCTAAAGGGCCATACAAGCTGAAGCTGTTTGACCGGCCAAACTTTGACGGCCAGTCTCTGGAgttgacagaaaacatgaagTTGGTCCAGGAGAAATGGCCCAGACAAGAAGTCCAGTCCTGCAAGGTCCTGGAGGGGTCCTGGGTTTTCTATGAACATCCCAACTTCTGCGGTCGCCAGTACCTGCTGGAGAAAGGGGAGTACCGACACCACTCAGAGTGGGGAGCTCTGAAAGCACTGGTGGGCTCCATCAAGAGAATCATGGAGCTGTGA